DNA from Daucus carota subsp. sativus chromosome 1, DH1 v3.0, whole genome shotgun sequence:
AAGCTAAGAAAAGGCTTATGGTCACCCGAAGAAGATGAGAAACTGATGGTGTACATGCTGAGGAACGGCCAAGGCTGCTGGACTGATATTGCTAAGAATGCCGGCTTGCAGAGGTGTGGCAAAAGCTGTCGTCTCCGGTGGATCAATTACTTGCGCCCAGATCTCAAACGTGGCTCCTTTTCGCTACAAGAAGAACAGCTTATCATTCATTTGCACTCCATCCTCGGCAACAGGTAATTATCTATAATGTCTATACATCTTTATATTTTGTCTTCTACACCTCTACACCCTGACAGAGCTtgaagaattataatttttatttatctaaCCCGATTGAATGGCCTTACAAAATTAGTGATCTGCACCTTGTACAAAACTGTGTGTACATAATTTAGtattttcaggacttctgcATGTTGCCTGATCATACATCTTCTGCATGCATGTCTGCAGATCATACATTAATTAGTTAAAATTGACATTTAAGTATAGGAGTGTCATTTGAAAATATACAGATGGACTtcagtaaaattttaaaatatttagatgTAGTATAAAAATAAACACTACTAATACACCAAATCAAGAACTCCTTTATTCAGGTTTCTTAGTTCCTCCTTTGATCTACGTAGACGACTGACAACTGAAACACCAATAGGTTTACATATCCCACTACCCTTGGCGATATATCTGCAAgttcataattattattaatatgaatgtTGTAAAAGCACCAATGATGCGGCTATTGAATCTTGATCACATTTCATTGACTTCGAGTGAGTGCCGTTTGGTACCCGCGTATATGATTACTTTAATTGTCGAATACATATATGATCACTTGcattacataattaattgatTAGCTTGtgtcaattttcaaatttcttgcCTCATTATCCGATTTGTTATTGGTAGGTTTTGTATAGTATGTGTATAACAAGAATTAAATGGTACTGATGATGTGATGAATGATTAAGTTTTCTATGTCTAATGCTAACTAGTTTTGACTTGATCAGGCATATATATccatatttgttaaattttatttgagtcTGTTAAATATCTACTATATATTTGATCTGATGATCATGCAACCAATTGTCTATTTGATTCAATGTAGGTGGTCTCAGATCGCAGCACGATTGCCAGGAAGAACGGACAACGAGATCAAGAATTTCTGGAACTCTACAATAAAGAAAAGGTTAAAGGACAGTGTCATTTCCACAACTTCACCAAACAACAGCATATCATCAGATCCTATTAATGGTATAACCGGAGGAATGATATCTTTCGAAGAACATGAGCTTATGAACTTCTGCATGGATTCTATTTCCGCGActacttcatcttcttccaTGCAAAACAGCATCACCTCTGCAACTTACCAGTTTGATCCTTTCCCTCCACTGCAAGACAACAGCCATGAAATAAACATTGCACCGAGGTTATTCAATGTGCCTAATCATAGCGTAGAAGGTGGAATCCTGGATGATTATGGTGGTTTTGAGCAATACGTGACCGGGTTTGAAAATGACCTCAGTGTCCCTTCCTTGGAAAACGACGGTAATGCTGAACT
Protein-coding regions in this window:
- the LOC108197981 gene encoding transcription factor MYB46; this translates as MRKPADQTEKASNKGNVKLRKGLWSPEEDEKLMVYMLRNGQGCWTDIAKNAGLQRCGKSCRLRWINYLRPDLKRGSFSLQEEQLIIHLHSILGNRWSQIAARLPGRTDNEIKNFWNSTIKKRLKDSVISTTSPNNSISSDPINGITGGMISFEEHELMNFCMDSISATTSSSSMQNSITSATYQFDPFPPLQDNSHEINIAPRLFNVPNHSVEGGILDDYGGFEQYVTGFENDLSVPSLENDGNAELMFDKRSSNGKYLIDVDQSIKVEDFDFGTNNHWQGGQNLKTGSDQLDWESLLANVSFSPYLDFQIE